In Syntrophales bacterium, the genomic stretch AGGACCTCTTCCGGAGATTCGCCCGGGCCATCGGCGGGGGAACCCAGGTGACCATCGGCGGGATGATTCTCAAGGGAATGGGCGAGATGTTCTCCGTTCCCGCCCTCCTTCCGAACTACGAATGGTTCTTCGATGCCTGCCGGCAGGCCGGGCGGGAGGTTGTCCGGGACGGCTCCATCGCGGAGGCGACACAGGAAATCCTGGACCGTCCGCTCGTGGAGATCAGCATGGAGGAGTTCGCCGCCATGAGCAACGCCTTTATCGAAATGGCCGTGAAGAAGGCCCGGAAACGGAAAAAGGAAGCGGCGCCGGAACGAGGAGGATGATCCATGGATTTTTCCCTGACGGAGGAACAGGCCCTTCTGCAGAAGACGGCTTGCGACTTTCTGGCGAAGTCGCTTTCCCGGGAAGCGGTGAAGCGGATGGAAGAGAGCGAGGCCGGGCATGATCTCGACCTGTGGAAGAAAATGGCCTCCCTCGGGTGGCTGGGACTTCCCTTTCCCGAGGAGTACGGCGGCAGCGGCGGCGGCCTCACCGACCTGACGGTTCTCCTGGAGGAGATGGGATACCGGGCCTGCCCGGGTCCGTACTTTTCCACCGTCGTCCTGGGCGGCCTGCCGGTCCTGGCCTTCGGCACCGAAGAGCAGAAGCGGGAGAGCCTGCCCGCCATCGCGGCGGGAGAGCGGATCATGACCTTTGCCCTGGCGGAGAAGGACGGTGGCTGGGATGCCGGCGGCATCCGCGTCCGCGCGGTTCCGTTCGGTGAGGCGTGGCGGATCAACGGGGCCAAGCGGCATGTCGCGGACGCCCATCTGGCCGACGGGTTCCTCTGTGCGGTCCGGACGGGGAAGCCGGCGAAATCCAGGGTCGGGATCACGGTTTTCCTGGTGGACGGAAGGACCCGCGGCATCCGGATCGGGGACATGAAAACGGCGACGGGGGACCGGCAGAGCGAGGTCCGGTTTTACCAGGTGCCGGCCCGGAGGGAGCAGATCGTCGGCGTCTTCGATGACGGCGCGGAGGTGGTCCGGGATACCCTCGACAAGGCGGCCGTGGCGAAGTGCGCCGAGATGATCGGCGGGGCGAGGGCCGTCCTGGACATGGCCCTGGCCTACGCCAGGGAGCGGGTCCAGTTCGGCCGGCCCATCGGCAGCTTCCAGGCGGTGCAGCATCACTTCGCCGACATGTGGACCGACATCCACGGGTCCCGGTACCTGTATCGGAAAGCGGCCCTCGAAATCGACGGCGGTGCCCCGGCGGCGCGGGTCGCCGCCATGGCCAAGGCGAGGACGGGCGAGACGTATCGCCGCGTCACGGCCTTGGGCCACCAGATCTTCGGCGCCATCGGCTTCACCATGGAGCACGAGATGCATCGCTACCACCGCCGCGCCCTGGGGGGCGACGTGACGTTCGGGGGCGGGGCGTTTCACCGGGACCGGGTGGCCGAATCGATGGGGCTGTAGGGTGACGAAGGCGGACGGTGCGACTCAGGTCCCGGCGGGCCCCCGAGCCGGATCCTCTTCTTTCATCCGCTCCAGGATCTCGATGACGCTGTGCACGCAGGGCCTGCAGATCCTGCCCATGGTGTCCTCGGCCTTGGCGTGCCGCCGTCCCTCCTCGGTCTTCAGATCGTAGCCCCGGAGAAGGTCGCGGCAGACACAGCTTCCGTGCCGTGCCGCGAAGCGTTCCATCAGCTCCACGGTCTTGAGATACGTGTGCTCCGTCGCCGGGCGGCCGTCCGCCGCGCCGCGGCCATGGCGCAGTCCCAGCACGAGGATGCCGCCGGTCACCGCGCCGCACACTTCCCCCGTCCTTCCCATTCCCGCACCGAGGCCGGTGGCGATCCTCAGCGCCAGGTCGTTATCCAGGCCCGTTTCGTCCCGAAAAGCGGACAGCACTGACTGCGCACAGTTGTATGTATCCTGGAGTCTGGTTGATGCCATTTCTTTTCGTGTGCTCATATTTATGTCACCTGATTCGTATTCATCGATTGATTCAACATCCCTCAACGGCGACCAGCAATCCCTTTGCCGCGCCTTCACGCAGTTTCTTTATCTGCTGATATTCTTTTGAGTGATACCATTCCTTCGCTTTCTGCACAGAAGGGAATTCGATGATCACGACCCTTCCCGCCGGATCGTCCCCTTCCAGCACGACGGTCTCGCCGCCCCGGGCGATATATTTCCCTCCATACCGGGCACTCACAATGGGCGTTTCCTTCAAGTATTCCCTGAATCTATCCCAATCCGTCACTTCTACCTGGACAACGACATATGCAGCCATTTGAAGACTCCTTCTTTTCTATTATTGAAACGATCAGCAATACCAACTCCTGTTGTGGTCGAGTACAGTTCCCGTCATGTCATGGTTACGATGGTTGTTAAGAAGGAAGCTGATATTCCTTCTCCCGGAAAAGCCGCAAGCAGGCATCGACCACGGCGTCGTCGTAAAGGGCTCCCCTGTTTTTCCCGATTTCCTCCAGTGCGGCCTCGATGCCCAGCGTCGGACGGTAGGGCCGATGGGAGGCCATCGATTCCACAACATCCGCCACGGCCAGAATCCGGGCCTCCAGGAGGATGTCTTCGCCCCTTAATCCGTTCGGATATCCGGAGCCGTCCATCCGCTCGTGATGCTGGAGAACGGTCCGGGCAATGGGCCAGGGGAACTCGACGTCCCTGAGAATTTCGTAACCGGCCTCGGGATGAACCTGGATCAGCTCGAATTCAACGAGAGACAGTTTCGATGGCTTGCTGAGTATCTCCGAGGGAATGGAGATCTTCCCGATATCGTGGATTACGCCGGCCACGCGGATTCCTTCGATTTGATCGCCCGGAAGCCCCATTTCACGGGCGATGGCCCGCGCCAGGTCGGACACTCTCCGCTGGTGGCCGGCCGTGTACGGATCTCTGGCCTCCACGACGGCGGTGATGGTCTGCACCGTCGCCGCCAGACCCTCTCTCAGTTTATCGATGATGACCTGCCGCTCCAGCTCCAGCCGCTTGCGCTCGGTGACGTCCCATACCGTTGAAACCGTCAGGCCTTCGCCGGGAAGGGGAATGTTCCGCGCGGTAATGTACGTGGTTTCGCTCCCTCTGCGGGTAATCGGGACATCGGGCCAGTACAGCCTTGCCGGATCTCCGCTGGCATAATCCTCGAGAACCCGCTTTTTCATTGTTTCCCTGAACTCCGGATCTTCATAAACGGCGTTCCAGAAGGCGTCTTCATTCGTGATGGCCTCCCTCGTGGTCCGGTAGTATTTGGGGAAGAGATCGTTCATATACCCGAACACGACGCGGGGATTGACGGAGTTCACGGCGACACCGATGGGCAGATTGTCCAGGACCGCCCGGATGAACCCCTCTCTTTCCCTCAACTTTTCTTCCGTCTGCTTCAGCTCGGTGATGTTTGTCCAGACCCCGATCGCCTCCCGGGGCGTTCCGCTTTCATCGCGGACAAGCCGGAGCTGATCCTGGATCCAGATCACCGTTCCGTCCTTGCGGAGGAAGCGATACTTGTGGTCCAAGGCGCCCGTTTCAAAGAGCGAGGACCAGACGTTGGCCCGAGCCTCTTCCCGGTCGTCGGGATGGAGGTGATCGTCCCACCAGCTCGGCTGCTGCAGCTCCTCCATGGTATATCCCAGGATCCCCACAATATTTTCACTCACCCAGATCGGCGAAGCCTGGTCGTTCTCGATTCGGAGGGCGTAGCTGATGACGGGACTGACGGACAGGTAGTGCTGCAGGCGCTCCATGAGCTCTTTTTGTGCGTCCTGAGCCCGCTCCAGCAGTTTCAGCCGACGGGACAAAACCACATAAAGCAGAGCGGCGCTGACGAGGACAAAACCCCAGCCCTTGTAGGTCTGCATCCACAGGCAGAGGTCGGGATCTTTCACCAGCCAGCGCAGCGCCTGGTCGGAAAGCAGGACCCACGCGCCGGCAATCAGAATATAAAGGCCGACGATCTCCAGGGTTGCTTTTCTCATCGCTTGCCTTTCCGTGAACGGTCCTGCACGGCATGGCACAGGCGGTTTCCCCGATTCAGGGCATTACAAGCGGGGCCTCCTGAGACGGGACCGACACCTGGTTTGCTACCCGGGCACCCGTAACTATTTCCCGAAGACCGTCTTCAGGATGTCCGTCACCCGGGCGGCGGGATCGGTCCGGATCTTCTTCTCCTCGCTTCCGATCATGAGGAAGAGGCCGTCCAGGGCCTTGCCGGTCACGTAGTGATCAAGGTCGATGGACTCCTTCGGCACCAGCGGCAGGGATTCAACGGGGGCCATCATGTCCTTGTAGGCCTTCGTCACGCCGACCCTGTTCATATTGGCGGCGACCGCGGGCTTGAACGCGGCGTAGAGTTTCTCCGATGTTCTGGCCCTGAAATAGTCCGTCGCGGCCGTGTCGCCTCCCTGGAGGATCTTCCGGGCATCTTCGAAGGACATGTCCCGGATGGCGTCCGCGAAGAGGTCCGCGGCTTTCGGGGCCGCCGCCTCGGCCGCCCGGTTCATGCTGAGTGTGAAACGGTCCACCTGCTTCCGGAAGCCCAGCCGGGAGGCCATGTCGGCGGCCGTCCGGACTTTTTCGGGGAGCAGGATCTTCACCAGCTCGTTGCCGAAATAACCATCCTGCTTCGACAGGGCGTTCACGGCGTTCTTCGTGCCGACGGCCAGGGCCTCTTTCAGGCCGGCGATGGTCGTCTTCTGGTCGGGACCGGCCAGGGACGCCGTTCCCTTTGCGTCGGGCAGCCTCTCCAGGATGTCATCGAGGATACCCGCCCCGGCCGGCGATGCCGCGCCCACCGCCCAGAGAAGAGCAAAAAACCACATGATCCTTTTCATCTCGCTGCCTCCTCCATCGGCCGGGCAATCCCGGGCCCGGACGAGCTTTATTTCCTTGTTTCCGGTGAACAAGCTGCCTTATGATTCCAGAAAAAAACAGGGGAGACAAGACATGTTTGCCTGGATGACCGGTATCGAGGGATGGATTGCCCTCGGAACGCTGGCGGCCCTGGAGATCGTCCTGGGCATCGACAACATCATTTTCATCTCCGTCCTCGTGGGACGGCTTCCCGCCGAAAAGCGGGACCTGGCCCGGAAGGTGGGACTCCTGTTGGCCATGCTGACGCGCCTGGTCCTGCTGTTCTCGATCGTCTGGGTTGCAGGCCTGACGCAGCCCTGGTTTTCCGCCTTCGGGATTGAGATCTCCGGACGCGACCTGATTCTGATCGGCGGTGGCCTGTTCCTGATGGCCAAGGCGACCCATGAAATCCACAACAGCCTGGAGGGCGTTCAGGAGACCGCTCACACACCCGTCAAAGCAAGCATGGCCGCCGTCCTGGCCCAGATCGCCGTCCTGGACGTCGTCTTCTCCCTGGATTCGGTCATCACCGCCGTCGGCCTGGCCCAGCACATCTCCATCATGGCCATCGCCATCGTCGTCGCCGTCGGGGTGATGCTGTTTGCCGCGGGGCCGATCAGCACGTTTGTCGACGCCCACCCGACCATCAAGATGCTGGCGCTGTCGTTTCTCATCCTCGTCGGCGTGACGCTGATCGTCGAAGGCTTCGACGTCCATGTTCCGAAGGGCTACATCTACTTTGCCATGGCGTTTTCCGTGACCGTGGAGATGCTCAATCTGCGGATGCGGAAAAAGCAGGAACGGAAGCCGGTCAAGCTCTACAAGCCGAGCCTGAACTGACGACCGCCGTGCGGGATGCCGGTTGGTCGAAGCCGGTCGAGCCCCGCCGGCCGGCGTCGTCTCCACATAATTGTCCCGCTGGCCTTCGATCGGCCGAAATTGTTTCGTTCCGACGCAATGATTCCGGGGTGCGGCAATGCTCACCATGAATGAATCCGGGCAGTTTGCCTGGCGATCCGGTCTGGTATTCAACTTGCGATAAAAAAAGGTTCAGGGGTTATCCGGCCGGAGAGGGGATGCTCCCGAGAAGGTACGCTGACTGTGAGGAGCTCCATTGACCGATTGCCCGGATACGCCCCTTTCCCTGTCGGAATTGAAGGAGATCATCGCCGCCGAAGGGATCGTCGTTCAGTTTCAGCAGATCCTGTCCGCCCGCAACCATTCCGTCATCGGGTGCGAGGGGTTGATCCGGGGCCTGTCCCCGGAGGGGTGCCTCCTGCCGCCCCTTTCCCTGTTCGACGCCGCCCGGGGCCACGGCCTTGCCCTGGAGCTCGACCGCCTTTGCCGGGAGAAGGTCCTGGCCTCCTTCCGCAATCTCCTTGATTCAGAGAGGAACCACCTGCTTTTCGTCAATCTGGAGACGTCGTTTCTCTCTTCGGAAACCGTGGGCTCGGGATATTTTCTCGATCAGGCTATCCGGAACGGGATCCCGCCCGCCAATATCGTGATCGAGTTCGTGGAGTCCCTGACGGCGGACAGCGGTGCCCTTCTCCGGTTCGTGAACGCCTACAGCGAATGCGGATTCAACATCGCCCTCGACGACGTCGGAACCGGGCACTCCAACTTCGAGCGCATCTCCCTCATGCGGCCCGACATCATCAAGGTCGACCGCTCCATCATCAGCGGGATCGCCTCCAACTATTACAAGCAGGAAATCTTTCGGTCCCTTGCCAACCTGTCGCAGGGCATCGGATCCCTGATCCTGGCCGAGGGCGTGGAAACGGGAGAGGAGGCGCTCTCCTGCCTGGAGCTCGGAGCGGACCTGTTTCAGGGGTACTACTTTGCCCGGCCCTGCGACCGCACCGGTCTCGACCCGGCCGAGGCGGAGCAGAGGCTCACGGACGCGGCGAACCACTACAAGCTCAAGTGCATCGACACGGTCAAGGCCCGCCGTCGGCGGAACAAGCTGTATCAGAGGGCGGCCCGGAGGGTCATCCGGGAGCTGGAAGGGAGGCCGCCGGAGAGGTTCGAGGGCGTACTGAGGCAAAGCATGCTGCATTTCGACTTTATCGACGCGCTGTATGTCGTGGACGACGAGGGGATTCAGCAGACGGACACCATCATGAAAGGACCCGAAAACAGGAACGTCAACCCGCTGTTCCAGGCGGCCAGGAAGCACGAAGACCTGTCCTACAAGGAATATTTCTTCCAGCTGATCAACACCGATCTGGAGCGGTATACAACGGACCACTACATCTCGTTCGCCACGGGAAACCTCTGCATCACCCTGAGCCAGCTCTTTCGGGGAGGCAACGGCCGGCGCTACATTCTCTGCCTTGATTTCCTGGCCGGCGACCGGTCGATCTGACGGCACGGCCGTTCAAGGGCCGGCTCCCATGCCGGCCCCATCCACTCCGGAGCCGTTCCCATTCACTTCCTACGTAAAGTTCCGGTGCTGGATGGCCTCGATGAAGCCCAGGGTGCCGGGGGTGATCTGGGCGGCGTTGGCCTCGTCCGTGTCAAGGTGCATGTCCATCCGGTAGGTCGGATGGACGCGGATGAGAACGTCGCCGAAGATGAGCTCCCGGACACCCTTGACCTTCACCATGACGACGTCCCGGTCCCGGAGACCCAGGTTGAGGGCCTCCTCGGGGGACATGTGGATGTGGCGCTTTGCCGAGATCACGCCCTTCTCCAGCCGGATGGTGCCCTTTTCCCCTTCCATGACGATTCCCGGCGTGCCCTCCAGGTCCCCGGAGTCCCGGATGGGGGCGTCGATGCCGAGTTTGAACTGCTCGGTCCGGGAGACCTCCACCTGGGATTCCTTCCTGAGGGGGCCGAGAATCCGGACCTTTTCGATCCGCCCCTTGGGACCCACGAGATTCACCGCCTCCACGGCGGCGAACTGGCCCGGCTGGCTCAGCTCCGAGCGCGGCGTCAGGTCCCCGCCGGGGCCGAAGAGGACGTCGAAGTCCGCCCGGCTGAGGTGGACGTGGTGGGCCGACGTGGACAGGGGGATGCCCCGGGAGCGGAACTTCTCGATGGTCTCCTGTGTGACCACCCGGCCGAGGGCATGGACCGTCTCCCGGGCGATCATCCGCTCCTCGTCCGCCGGGACGATCAGGATCCGCACCTTCGACTCGGGATCGGAGATGTCGGCGGGCTGAC encodes the following:
- a CDS encoding DUF1330 domain-containing protein, with the translated sequence MAAYVVVQVEVTDWDRFREYLKETPIVSARYGGKYIARGGETVVLEGDDPAGRVVIIEFPSVQKAKEWYHSKEYQQIKKLREGAAKGLLVAVEGC
- a CDS encoding DUF4197 domain-containing protein, giving the protein MKRIMWFFALLWAVGAASPAGAGILDDILERLPDAKGTASLAGPDQKTTIAGLKEALAVGTKNAVNALSKQDGYFGNELVKILLPEKVRTAADMASRLGFRKQVDRFTLSMNRAAEAAAPKAADLFADAIRDMSFEDARKILQGGDTAATDYFRARTSEKLYAAFKPAVAANMNRVGVTKAYKDMMAPVESLPLVPKESIDLDHYVTGKALDGLFLMIGSEEKKIRTDPAARVTDILKTVFGK
- a CDS encoding acyl-CoA dehydrogenase family protein encodes the protein MDFSLTEEQALLQKTACDFLAKSLSREAVKRMEESEAGHDLDLWKKMASLGWLGLPFPEEYGGSGGGLTDLTVLLEEMGYRACPGPYFSTVVLGGLPVLAFGTEEQKRESLPAIAAGERIMTFALAEKDGGWDAGGIRVRAVPFGEAWRINGAKRHVADAHLADGFLCAVRTGKPAKSRVGITVFLVDGRTRGIRIGDMKTATGDRQSEVRFYQVPARREQIVGVFDDGAEVVRDTLDKAAVAKCAEMIGGARAVLDMALAYARERVQFGRPIGSFQAVQHHFADMWTDIHGSRYLYRKAALEIDGGAPAARVAAMAKARTGETYRRVTALGHQIFGAIGFTMEHEMHRYHRRALGGDVTFGGGAFHRDRVAESMGL
- a CDS encoding EAL domain-containing protein, with translation MTDCPDTPLSLSELKEIIAAEGIVVQFQQILSARNHSVIGCEGLIRGLSPEGCLLPPLSLFDAARGHGLALELDRLCREKVLASFRNLLDSERNHLLFVNLETSFLSSETVGSGYFLDQAIRNGIPPANIVIEFVESLTADSGALLRFVNAYSECGFNIALDDVGTGHSNFERISLMRPDIIKVDRSIISGIASNYYKQEIFRSLANLSQGIGSLILAEGVETGEEALSCLELGADLFQGYYFARPCDRTGLDPAEAEQRLTDAANHYKLKCIDTVKARRRRNKLYQRAARRVIRELEGRPPERFEGVLRQSMLHFDFIDALYVVDDEGIQQTDTIMKGPENRNVNPLFQAARKHEDLSYKEYFFQLINTDLERYTTDHYISFATGNLCITLSQLFRGGNGRRYILCLDFLAGDRSI
- a CDS encoding TerC family protein, which codes for MFAWMTGIEGWIALGTLAALEIVLGIDNIIFISVLVGRLPAEKRDLARKVGLLLAMLTRLVLLFSIVWVAGLTQPWFSAFGIEISGRDLILIGGGLFLMAKATHEIHNSLEGVQETAHTPVKASMAAVLAQIAVLDVVFSLDSVITAVGLAQHISIMAIAIVVAVGVMLFAAGPISTFVDAHPTIKMLALSFLILVGVTLIVEGFDVHVPKGYIYFAMAFSVTVEMLNLRMRKKQERKPVKLYKPSLN
- a CDS encoding C-GCAxxG-C-C family protein, giving the protein MSTRKEMASTRLQDTYNCAQSVLSAFRDETGLDNDLALRIATGLGAGMGRTGEVCGAVTGGILVLGLRHGRGAADGRPATEHTYLKTVELMERFAARHGSCVCRDLLRGYDLKTEEGRRHAKAEDTMGRICRPCVHSVIEILERMKEEDPARGPAGT
- a CDS encoding PAS domain-containing protein; the protein is MRKATLEIVGLYILIAGAWVLLSDQALRWLVKDPDLCLWMQTYKGWGFVLVSAALLYVVLSRRLKLLERAQDAQKELMERLQHYLSVSPVISYALRIENDQASPIWVSENIVGILGYTMEELQQPSWWDDHLHPDDREEARANVWSSLFETGALDHKYRFLRKDGTVIWIQDQLRLVRDESGTPREAIGVWTNITELKQTEEKLREREGFIRAVLDNLPIGVAVNSVNPRVVFGYMNDLFPKYYRTTREAITNEDAFWNAVYEDPEFRETMKKRVLEDYASGDPARLYWPDVPITRRGSETTYITARNIPLPGEGLTVSTVWDVTERKRLELERQVIIDKLREGLAATVQTITAVVEARDPYTAGHQRRVSDLARAIAREMGLPGDQIEGIRVAGVIHDIGKISIPSEILSKPSKLSLVEFELIQVHPEAGYEILRDVEFPWPIARTVLQHHERMDGSGYPNGLRGEDILLEARILAVADVVESMASHRPYRPTLGIEAALEEIGKNRGALYDDAVVDACLRLFREKEYQLPS